The Sulfitobacter sp. SK011 genome has a window encoding:
- the selD gene encoding selenide, water dikinase SelD encodes MQNDVPLTRDLVLVGGGHAHALVLKAWGMDPLPGARLTVINPGPTAPYTGMLPGHVAGHYGRDDLEIDLVRLCRHAGARLILSKATGIDRQAHEIIVDGRGPVAYDIASIDIGITAQMDLPGFADHAVGAKPLDVYAARWRDFLDQVTHGKAEPKVAVIGGGVAGCELAMAMAFAMTQAGISPQVTVIEAGPQISGVGPRARAMLLSAMTDLGIGLRLNARIERIEAQQVLLNDQDPVSARFCVGAAGAFPHEWIAQTDLPQKDGFIEVGPDLSIAGDNTLFAVGDCAHMPFAPRPKAGVFAVRAAPILHANLRAALSGGRTRTFRPQKNYLKLISLGGKSAMAEKYGLAFAGPLLWRWKNRIDQAFMDRLDELPVMKAPPAPTQVASGVQEILADKPLCGGCGAKVGGGVLSDALCDLPKISGDVVAGAGDDAAILRTPGGGFQVMSADHLRSIVHDPVQMTRIAAVHALGDVWAMGAKPQVALASLILPRMSAALQARTLREITQSATEVFHTAGAQLVGGHTTMGAEMTIGFTVTGTHPTMPITVTGAQPGDVLVLTRPIGSGVIMAAHMQGSAEGRIVANALQIMERPQHREAEVLRQAHAMTDVTGFGLAGHVRAICLASGLDAELWQSAIPIYPGARALSDRGVASTLMPSNRADAAVAGIEDALLFDPQTAGGLLAAMPRKDAERAIAALAKLGCGGHIIGRLETGAGTITLI; translated from the coding sequence ATGCAAAATGACGTCCCTTTGACACGCGACCTTGTGCTGGTTGGGGGCGGGCATGCACACGCGCTGGTGCTCAAGGCCTGGGGAATGGACCCATTGCCGGGGGCACGGTTAACGGTGATCAATCCCGGTCCAACTGCACCCTATACAGGCATGTTGCCGGGTCATGTGGCGGGGCATTATGGGCGTGATGATCTGGAAATTGATCTGGTCCGCCTGTGCCGTCATGCCGGTGCACGGCTGATCCTGAGCAAAGCGACCGGCATAGACCGGCAAGCACATGAGATCATCGTCGATGGCCGCGGGCCAGTTGCCTACGACATCGCCTCCATCGACATTGGTATTACAGCACAGATGGATTTGCCGGGATTTGCGGATCATGCCGTGGGGGCCAAACCGCTTGATGTCTATGCAGCCCGATGGCGGGATTTTCTGGATCAGGTCACTCATGGCAAGGCAGAGCCAAAGGTCGCAGTGATTGGCGGTGGAGTGGCGGGTTGCGAACTGGCGATGGCGATGGCCTTTGCCATGACGCAGGCAGGTATATCGCCGCAGGTTACGGTCATCGAAGCAGGGCCACAGATATCAGGCGTTGGGCCCCGCGCCCGGGCTATGCTGTTATCCGCGATGACCGATCTTGGCATTGGCTTGCGCCTGAATGCCCGCATTGAACGGATCGAAGCGCAGCAGGTTTTGCTGAATGATCAGGACCCGGTCTCAGCGCGGTTTTGCGTCGGGGCCGCAGGTGCCTTTCCGCACGAATGGATCGCCCAGACCGACTTGCCGCAAAAAGATGGGTTTATTGAAGTCGGTCCTGATCTGAGCATCGCTGGCGACAACACGCTTTTTGCTGTCGGGGATTGCGCCCATATGCCCTTTGCCCCCCGGCCCAAAGCAGGCGTATTTGCCGTGCGCGCCGCACCAATACTGCACGCCAACTTGCGGGCCGCGCTATCGGGTGGCCGCACGCGCACCTTCAGACCGCAGAAAAATTATCTCAAGCTGATTTCGTTGGGCGGCAAGTCGGCAATGGCAGAAAAATATGGGCTGGCGTTCGCAGGTCCGCTTCTGTGGCGTTGGAAGAACCGGATTGATCAGGCGTTTATGGACCGTCTGGATGAATTGCCAGTGATGAAAGCGCCGCCTGCTCCGACACAGGTTGCAAGCGGGGTGCAAGAAATATTGGCCGACAAGCCGCTTTGCGGCGGGTGTGGGGCCAAGGTTGGCGGTGGCGTTTTGTCGGATGCGCTGTGTGATCTGCCCAAGATTAGCGGTGATGTTGTGGCCGGGGCCGGCGATGATGCCGCTATTTTGCGGACCCCGGGCGGTGGGTTTCAAGTGATGAGCGCCGACCACCTGCGCAGCATCGTGCATGACCCGGTACAGATGACGCGCATCGCGGCGGTGCATGCGCTTGGCGATGTCTGGGCAATGGGGGCCAAACCGCAAGTGGCATTGGCCAGCCTGATTTTGCCACGCATGTCTGCCGCATTACAGGCCCGGACCCTGCGTGAAATAACCCAATCCGCGACCGAGGTGTTCCACACTGCCGGGGCGCAATTGGTCGGCGGGCATACGACGATGGGCGCGGAAATGACCATCGGATTCACGGTCACCGGGACCCATCCAACCATGCCAATTACCGTCACTGGCGCGCAGCCCGGTGATGTGCTGGTGCTCACCCGGCCGATTGGGTCAGGGGTCATCATGGCAGCGCACATGCAAGGCAGCGCCGAGGGGCGCATCGTTGCAAACGCATTGCAGATCATGGAACGCCCTCAGCACCGCGAAGCAGAAGTGTTGCGTCAGGCCCATGCGATGACGGATGTGACGGGTTTTGGCCTTGCCGGTCATGTGCGTGCGATCTGCCTTGCCTCGGGACTTGACGCAGAGCTTTGGCAATCTGCAATCCCGATCTATCCCGGCGCGCGCGCACTTTCCGACCGGGGCGTGGCTTCGACGCTGATGCCGTCAAACCGCGCGGATGCCGCAGTTGCAGGCATTGAGGATGCGCTTCTCTTTGATCCGCAAACGGCTGGTGGATTGTTGGCGGCCATGCCCCGGAA
- a CDS encoding error-prone DNA polymerase: protein MPQQDGHKRRTLDTNDPFQWHDPGPYVELGLASCFSFLRAASDAVDLTATANLLGYHSIGIADHNTLAGVVRMHTEARKAKVRPIIGTRLVLMCGVELLAYPTDRDAYARLSMLLSKGKMADVNGGWQEKGETHLTLEMLASHVEGVQLIIMPGPNLDLFEAGLPRVVRAVPGLRHIGTTYLYRGDDVARINRLDSIARAHGLGILATNDVLYHTPQRRPLQDVMTCIREGTTVERAGFLLESNAERHLKPPHEMIRLFDRWPHAIRATRQVADACAFSLDDLKYEYPHEIEPEGRTAQEELERLTWKGSEMRYPAGVPDDIRAIIEKEFALIRSKKIARYFLTINDIVRFARQEAEPPILCQGRGSAANSAVCFCLGITSVDPAEHDVLFERFLSEERDEPPDIDVDFEHERREEVIQYMYHKYGRDRAGLCATVIHYRPRSAIREVGKAMGLSEDVTSKLAGTVWGSFEADVGDKRVQEAGMDLSDPYLRRVITLARQMTGMPRHLSQHVGGFILTERPLTEMVPIGNGAMPERSFIEWDKDDIDALGIFKVDILALGMLTCIAKCFDLLRAHHGVDYDLASVPQADAETYDMLCAGDSLGVFQVESRAQMAMLPKLRPRKFYDLVIEVAIVRPGPIQGDMVHPYLRRRQGLEGVSYPAPGPDHPQDELMKILGRTLGVPIFQEQAMKIAMDAARFSAQESNELRKAMATFRSRGTIEKLQEKMVGRMVKRGYDPDFAQRCFDQIKGFGEYGFPESHAASFAKLVYVSSWMKCHYPDAFCAALLNSQPMGFYAPAQIVRDAREHGVEVRGVDVDFSDWHCTLEPCKGGFAVRLGLRQVDGLREDAAARIMAARDAPFVDVAELKARARLDRGTIRRLAAADAMRNMGIDRRQALWQAQGLKDAPELPIFTHAESRDEGAEPVVTLPTMPQAEHVVADYQTLRLSLKAHPLSFFRASLRSQRFAASDELPGMFHGQKVSLAGLVLVRQKPGSAKGVCFITLEDETGVANLVIWPKLFDHFRPVIMSARLLVVHGRVQSDGRVIHVVADQLENRTDRLDALSEDAMPPPDARGDHPTHPIAGQVGGRRHPRDVRVIPKSRDFH from the coding sequence ATGCCCCAGCAAGATGGACATAAACGCCGCACGCTAGACACCAATGACCCGTTTCAATGGCACGACCCCGGCCCGTATGTGGAATTGGGGCTTGCCAGTTGTTTTTCATTCCTGCGCGCCGCGTCTGATGCCGTTGACCTGACGGCCACGGCAAACCTGTTGGGCTATCACAGCATTGGCATTGCCGATCACAACACGCTGGCCGGGGTCGTGCGCATGCATACCGAAGCGCGCAAAGCCAAGGTGCGGCCCATAATTGGCACGCGGCTGGTGTTGATGTGCGGTGTCGAACTGCTGGCCTATCCAACCGACCGCGATGCCTATGCGCGGCTGTCAATGTTGCTGTCCAAGGGCAAGATGGCCGATGTGAATGGCGGCTGGCAGGAAAAGGGTGAAACTCATCTGACGCTTGAAATGCTGGCATCCCATGTCGAGGGCGTGCAACTGATCATAATGCCCGGTCCCAATCTGGACCTATTTGAAGCGGGATTGCCCCGCGTGGTTCGCGCGGTGCCGGGGCTGCGCCATATTGGGACGACGTATCTTTATCGCGGCGACGACGTGGCCCGGATCAACCGATTGGACAGCATCGCGCGCGCGCATGGCTTGGGCATACTCGCCACCAATGACGTGCTTTATCACACACCACAGCGGCGGCCCCTGCAGGATGTGATGACCTGTATTCGCGAAGGGACAACAGTTGAAAGGGCAGGATTTCTGCTTGAGTCCAACGCCGAGCGCCACCTCAAACCGCCACATGAAATGATCCGTCTTTTTGACCGCTGGCCCCATGCCATCCGCGCCACCCGCCAAGTGGCGGATGCCTGTGCCTTTTCGCTGGATGATCTGAAATATGAGTACCCGCATGAGATTGAGCCTGAAGGGCGCACCGCACAGGAAGAATTGGAGCGCCTGACATGGAAAGGGTCAGAAATGCGGTATCCCGCTGGCGTGCCTGACGACATCCGCGCAATCATCGAAAAAGAATTCGCTCTGATCCGGTCCAAGAAAATTGCCCGCTATTTCCTGACCATCAATGACATCGTCCGCTTTGCCCGTCAGGAGGCGGAGCCTCCGATCCTGTGCCAGGGTCGTGGGTCGGCCGCCAATTCCGCAGTCTGTTTCTGCCTTGGTATCACATCTGTGGACCCCGCCGAACATGACGTTCTATTTGAACGTTTCTTAAGCGAAGAGCGTGACGAACCACCCGACATCGATGTCGATTTCGAACACGAGCGGCGCGAGGAAGTGATCCAGTACATGTATCACAAATATGGCCGGGACCGTGCGGGGCTTTGTGCCACCGTGATCCACTATCGCCCACGTTCTGCGATCCGCGAGGTGGGCAAGGCGATGGGTCTTTCCGAGGACGTGACCAGCAAACTTGCCGGCACCGTCTGGGGTAGTTTTGAGGCCGATGTGGGCGACAAACGCGTGCAGGAGGCGGGCATGGACCTGTCTGATCCATATCTGCGCCGGGTGATCACGCTGGCACGGCAAATGACCGGGATGCCGCGCCATCTGTCACAGCACGTGGGCGGTTTCATTCTGACCGAGCGGCCATTGACCGAGATGGTCCCGATCGGCAATGGCGCAATGCCAGAGCGGTCTTTTATTGAATGGGACAAGGACGACATTGATGCCTTGGGCATCTTCAAGGTCGATATTCTGGCGCTGGGGATGCTGACCTGCATCGCCAAATGTTTTGATCTTTTGCGTGCCCATCACGGCGTTGATTACGATCTGGCCAGTGTCCCACAGGCCGATGCCGAAACTTATGACATGTTGTGTGCGGGCGACAGCCTTGGTGTTTTTCAGGTCGAAAGCCGCGCGCAGATGGCAATGTTGCCAAAGCTGCGACCACGCAAGTTTTATGATCTGGTGATCGAAGTGGCGATCGTGCGCCCCGGCCCCATTCAGGGCGACATGGTGCACCCCTATCTGCGGCGACGGCAGGGGCTGGAAGGGGTCAGTTACCCCGCCCCCGGTCCGGATCATCCACAGGATGAGTTGATGAAAATTCTGGGGCGGACATTGGGGGTGCCTATTTTTCAGGAACAGGCCATGAAGATTGCGATGGATGCGGCCCGTTTCAGCGCACAGGAAAGCAATGAGCTGCGCAAAGCCATGGCGACATTCCGGTCACGCGGCACCATTGAGAAATTGCAGGAAAAAATGGTGGGCCGCATGGTAAAGCGCGGCTATGACCCTGACTTTGCCCAGCGCTGTTTTGATCAGATCAAAGGATTTGGGGAATATGGGTTTCCTGAATCCCATGCCGCCAGCTTTGCCAAGCTGGTCTATGTGTCGTCATGGATGAAATGCCATTACCCCGATGCTTTTTGTGCCGCTTTGCTGAACAGCCAGCCGATGGGGTTTTATGCCCCCGCCCAGATCGTGCGCGATGCGCGCGAACACGGGGTCGAGGTGCGCGGCGTGGATGTGGATTTCTCTGACTGGCACTGCACGTTGGAACCCTGCAAGGGTGGCTTTGCCGTGCGTCTGGGGTTGCGGCAAGTGGATGGCCTGCGCGAGGATGCGGCGGCGCGGATCATGGCGGCGCGGGATGCGCCATTTGTGGATGTGGCGGAGTTAAAAGCACGCGCACGTCTTGATCGCGGCACCATCCGGCGTCTGGCAGCGGCGGATGCCATGCGCAATATGGGCATAGATCGGCGTCAGGCCCTGTGGCAGGCGCAAGGGTTAAAAGACGCGCCCGAACTGCCAATTTTTACCCATGCAGAGTCCCGCGATGAGGGCGCAGAACCTGTGGTCACATTGCCCACGATGCCACAAGCGGAACATGTTGTGGCGGACTATCAGACACTGCGCCTGTCACTCAAAGCGCACCCGCTAAGTTTCTTTCGGGCCAGTTTGCGCAGCCAGAGGTTTGCAGCATCAGATGAACTGCCGGGCATGTTTCACGGACAAAAGGTATCGCTGGCTGGTTTGGTGCTGGTGCGTCAAAAACCGGGCAGCGCAAAGGGCGTCTGCTTTATCACGCTGGAGGACGAAACCGGGGTGGCAAATCTTGTGATCTGGCCAAAGCTTTTTGACCATTTTCGCCCGGTTATCATGTCTGCGCGTCTGTTGGTGGTCCACGGGCGCGTGCAAAGTGATGGACGCGTCATTCACGTTGTCGCTGATCAATTGGAGAACCGGACAGACCGTTTGGATGCCCTGTCTGAGGATGCAATGCCGCCGCCAGATGCACGCGGCGATCACCCGACACATCCCATCGCAGGTCAGGTCGGTGGGCGCAGGCATCCACGCGACGTGCGTGTCATTCCAAAGTCGCGGGATTTTCATTAG